A genomic stretch from Anabrus simplex isolate iqAnaSimp1 chromosome 2, ASM4041472v1, whole genome shotgun sequence includes:
- the LOC136863892 gene encoding brachyurin — MFTQGLVVLLAVAAYASKNPIDWSKVKPIDVLRPLPVKGINRSPAPGNARITGGEEATPHSLPYQVALLLELSEGTAFCGGSLLSPDWVLTAAHCVDGASSAEVILGAHNVREEESTQVRLTSTEITIHPEWNSLLLQNDLALIKLPQSVQLNENIQTIRLPSRSQLDETFVNSEVLASGWGKPSDSATSISPVLRYVYSTVISKLSCNIRYLGVIQDSHICSSGSGGKSTCSGDSGGPLVIKEADGKSTQVGIVSFGISFGCEIGWPAVFSRVTSFAEWISAQTGVALRN; from the exons ATGTTCACCCAGGGACTCGTTGTGCTGTTGGCAGTAGCGGCCTACGCATCTAAG AATCCCATTGACTGGAGCAAGGTGAAGCCCATTGATGTGCTCAGGCCTCTACCAGTGAAGGGGATCAACAGAAGTC CTGCCCCTGGCAACGCCCGTATTACTGGGGGAGAGGAGGCTACTCCACACTCTCTGCCGTATCAAGTGGCTCTCTTGTTAGAACTGTCTGAGGGTACGGCTTTCTGCGGTGGCTCCCTGCTTTCTCCAGACTGGGTATTGACTGCAGCTCACTGTGTTGAtgg CGCAAGCAGTGCTGAAGTAATCCTCGGGGCTCACAACGTCCGTGAAGAAGAATCCACTCAAGTGAGGCTTACTAGTACAGAGATCACCATTCATCCAGAGTGGAACTCACTCTTGCTCCAGAACGATCTGGCTCTCATCAAGCTTCCTCAGAGTGTACAGCTTAACG AGAATATCCAGACAATTAGACTGCCATCACGATCTCAACTGGACGAGACATTTGTCAACTCTGAAGTCTTAGCAAGTGGTTGGGGAAAGCCATCCGACA GTGCAACTAGCATTAGCCCGGTGCTTCGTTATGTCTACAGCACTGTAATTTCCAAGCTGTCATGCAATATCCGCTACCTTGGTGTCATCCAGGACTCTCATATCTGTTCCTCTGGCAGTGGCGGCAAGAGCACATGCAGT GGTGACAGCGGTGGTCCATTGGTCATCAAGGAAGCTGATGGAAAGTCAACACAAGTGGGCATCGTATCCTTTGGTATATCATTTGGTTGTGAAATTGGTTGGCCTGCAGTCTTCTCACGAGTCACATCCTTTGCTGAATGGATTAGTGCCCAGACAGGTGTGGCCCTGAGGAATTAG